One segment of Ricinus communis isolate WT05 ecotype wild-type chromosome 8, ASM1957865v1, whole genome shotgun sequence DNA contains the following:
- the LOC8271866 gene encoding dehydration-responsive element-binding protein 1B: protein MEKNDSSSTCKLSPCSPCSHISHQATLAPAKKRKAGRTKFKETRHPIYRGVRRRNGNKWVCEVREPNLKSRIWLGTYPTPEMAARAHDVAALAFRGEFASLNYLDSAWILPRPKSSSHEDIKRAALEAAEAFKPSSTDLSSTSPPSSSSCSSASSKPSHEDDLRFSLMDTQDENEKKVLNNGNSSSMNIEPCPNVSIEIRNECSVTSFLDDEALFNMPVLLDSMAEGLILTPPSIRRGFNWDDMAFAVDLTLWRD from the coding sequence ATGGAGAAAAATGATTCGTCTTCAACGTGCAAGCTTTCGCCATGCAGTCCATGCAGCCATATTTCTCACCAGGCAACACTGGCTCCAGCAAAGAAGAGGAAAGCAGGGAGGACCAAGTTCAAGGAGACTAGGCATCCGATTTATAGAGGTGTAAGGCGAAGAAATGGGAATAAATGGGTATGTGAAGTTAGAGAACCGAACCTGAAATCAAGAATATGGCTAGGGACATACCCTACCCCAGAAATGGCAGCTAGGGCACATGATGTTGCTGCTTTGGCATTCAGAGGAGAGTTTGCTTCTCTCAACTATCTTGATTCAGCTTGGATACTGCCACGACCAAAGTCGTCTTCTCATGAAGATATTAAAAGGGCTGCTCTTGAAGCTGCTGAGGCTTTCAAGCCAAGTTCTACTGATCTATCCTCAACATCACCACCATCGTCTTCTTCTTGTTCGTCTGCGTCTTCTAAGCCAAGCCATGAAGATGATTTGAGATTTTCATTGATGGACACCCAAGATgagaatgaaaagaaagttCTTAATAATGGAAACTCTTCTTCCATGAATATAGAGCCTTGCCCTAATGTCTCCATTGAGATTCGCAACGAGTGTTCTGTCACTTCATTCTTGGATGATGAGGCATTGTTTAATATGCCAGTTTTACTTGACAGCATGGCAGAAGGTCTAATCCTTACCCCACCATCTATCAGAAGAGGGTTTAATTGGGATGACATGGCTTTTGCTGTGGACTTGACCTTGTGGAGAGactag